A stretch of DNA from Methanolinea mesophila:
CATGTTCTCGGAAGAGAGCATGCGGCCGGTGTCGAGGCCTACGAACTCAACGACCTTCTGGGTTGCGAAGTTGTTGGTGCCTGCGACCTTGTTTGCGGTGTCAAGGGACTGTCCCTTGGCGTAGCTGACCAGGCCCTGGTCTGCAATGGTGTTCTCGGTGTAGGACATGACGTAGTACTTGCCGCCTTCAGGGTCGAGCGGGGGTACTGCAGCGTTGGGGTATCCCAGCTGCCATACAACACTGTCGGTCTCGGTTACGGTTCCCACTGCCTGGACGGCGGTGGAGGTGACGATACCCTGGGTCTCAGGGACTGCATTGATCCCGGGGTCTGCCATTGCCATTCCAGTGAATGCAACGAGCATTGCCAGGGCAATTGCCACGAATGCGAATTTCTTCATATTGTTCCTCCTACATTTATGCTGATACCCTCAGCATCAACCAATTTGTTGGAGACAATCGGTTATCAACTTTTCTCCGTTTTTACGGGAAACGGGGTTAATATATCATTCCTTTTGGTGAAATGATAGAAATTTGAGGTTAATTCGTATAACCTGCAGGTTCAACACATCGAGGAAAGATATCCCTGCTTATTTCTTGATTACCTCAAAAAATAAAGTTATTTCCGGGCGACCGTCAGGTAGCCGCTATGGCATACCCTGGTCGAAGGCCGGGTTCCCCGTGTGCTGCGGGTCATCTCCCGTTCGATGCACTCGCGGGAATTCACCTCCGAAAACAGCCCCCCCGCCGCATCCGCGACGAGCGCGAGATGTTCGAAGAACGGGGTGTAGCATACCAGGAATCCCCCGGGGACAAGAAGCCGGTGGGCGAGGCTGACATGGTCCCGGGTCAGAGTCATGTCAAAGTTCACCACGTCGAATGTTCCCTCCGCATTCAGCACGTCGTCTGCCACGACATGTACGTTCGTAAGTCCTGCGTCGGTAATATTCGCCGAGGCGAGGCGGGCGAAATCGGGACGCACTTCGTAGGTCGTGACCTCCTTCGCGATCCCTCCGAAGTATATCGCCGCAATTCCCGAACCGGTCCCCGCATCGAGGACCCGGTCGTCCCGGTTCATGCCGGTATACGCGATGACCATCCCGATATCCCTGGGGAGCATGGGGGCCCCGCTTCTCTTGGAATATTCGAAAAAGTCAGGAGCCCGGGGACGCAGAATGAGAAAAGAGTTTCCGTTGTGGGACTCGATGCAATCACCGCTCTCCTTTCCGACCGCCTGGCCCAGGTCTATCATGCCCAGGTCGGTGGAGAACGTCCCGCTGCCCGCACGGACGAAATATTTCCGGTCGGGACCGACCAGGAGAATCCGTTCTCCCTCGCCGATCATTGCTGCGAGACCGAGAGGATTGCCTCTGCAATGTCCCCTTTGCACCGGATCAGGGCTTCACGCGCCTTATCCATAGGGACCCCGGACTGCTCGGCCACCATCTTCACATCGTCTTCCGGAATGTCCGGAGCCGACTCCTCGAAACGGGGCTGGCCCATGATCTGGTACGTGGTGACACCCTGC
This window harbors:
- a CDS encoding nascent polypeptide-associated complex protein produces the protein MFPGNVNPKKMKQMMKQMGMQIEPIEDVQQIVITTSRGRYIFDSAEVTAMVMQGVTTYQIMGQPRFEESAPDIPEDDVKMVAEQSGVPMDKAREALIRCKGDIAEAILSVSQQ
- a CDS encoding methyltransferase domain-containing protein, encoding MIGEGERILLVGPDRKYFVRAGSGTFSTDLGMIDLGQAVGKESGDCIESHNGNSFLILRPRAPDFFEYSKRSGAPMLPRDIGMVIAYTGMNRDDRVLDAGTGSGIAAIYFGGIAKEVTTYEVRPDFARLASANITDAGLTNVHVVADDVLNAEGTFDVVNFDMTLTRDHVSLAHRLLVPGGFLVCYTPFFEHLALVADAAGGLFSEVNSRECIEREMTRSTRGTRPSTRVCHSGYLTVARK